In bacterium, the genomic stretch TCGATTTAAATGCAACCGAAACAGCGCCACCCGGCACTATACGAATTGAAAAGAAAAATTGGCGGGTTCGATGCGGCGACGGTTGGCTGCAAATCATAGAAGCGGCGCGTGAAGGTCGTAAAGTGTTAACTGGTTCCGAATTTGCGAACGGTATGGTGTCGTGGAATGGAAAGCGCTTTATAGATGAAGTCAGTCCACAATAATATGTTTTTCTCGTATCACATGATGCACAAATGGAATGTAGTTGTGCTTGTCAGGAAGATAGTAAGGTTATCCCATATGGGAGGAGTAAGTTAGGATGTTTCCGATTTTCGATTCGTCGATGCTGATTGTTCTTCCCGCCGTAGCTTTGGCGTTCTGGGCACAATCGAGAGTACGTTCGTCGTATCAAAAGATGTCGCAGATTTCGTCGAGTTCTGGTTTGACCGGAGCGCAAGTTGCTCGTCGAATTCTTGATAGCAATGGACTGCACGACGTAAAAGTCGAAGCGGTCCAAGGTGAGTTGTCGGATCATTACGATCCGCGGGATCGCGTAGTGCGATTATCCGAAGGAATTTTCGGCAGCCGGTCGCTGGCGGCGTTAGGGGTTGCCGCACACGAATGCGGGCATGCGATCCAACACGCTTCGGCGTATGCTTTTTTGAAGTTTCGCCACACCTTGCTGGGACCGGCGAACATCGGTAGCACACTTGCGATTCCGATGTTTTTAATCGGGATGTTTATTAATGCTTTTAGTTTTTTGACAACCCTCGGAATCGTATTTTTTTCGTTCGCGGTGTTGTTTCACATCATTACACTACCGGTTGAATTTGACGCTTCACGCCGAGCGTTGCGAATTCTTGGCGGCAGCGGTTACATTTCCGATTCGGAAATCTCCGGTACGCGAAAAGTTTTGGATGCCGCAGCTTGGACTTATGTCGCTTCGGCTTTAATGGCAGTCTTACAACTCATACAATTACTCGTGATGCGCGGACGCGAAGAGTAAGAACAGATGGCAACTGATGTATCAATCGAACAACTTAGACAACGGGGGAGTTCATCCAATGGAAGAAATGAAAACTGGAAACACGCTGCCGCGAGGTGAAAAAGGGCGCTCGGGACCACGGAATCCGCAAGCGGGAGCGGAACGCAACCAACGCGCACTGGCAAGACAAGCGGCAATGGAAGTACTAACCCGCATTGAAAAACCTGGTCCACCGTTATCGGTTCGTCTGAGCCGGGTGTTTGAAGATATGGAACTTTCCGATGTCGACCGTGCACTCGCTACCGAGTGGTGTAGTGGTGTGTTACGACAACGTTCAACTTTGGAAGGTTGGTTGGCTTCCTTATACCAAGGACCTATGACGAGATTGCGACCCGATTTCCGTTGGCATTTGCTGATGGGATTGTATGGTTTGCGATTTCTGGACAAAGTGCCCCATTACGCCGTCGTTTTTGAAGCGGTCGAAATGGCACGGGCGAAGTATGGCGAAGGCGCTGCTCGACTAACCAATGCATTACTACGCAGTGCTCAATCCTCCGAACCGCCGGTGGCAGCAACCTCAACAATCGCTGACGAATTTGCGGCGGAGTATTCACATCCGGTATGGTTGGTGAAAAGATGGATCGATGCCCTGGGTGAAGCTCGCACGAAAGAATTGCTCGAGTGGAACCAATCACCCGCACCGCTCTGGGTGCGGATCAATCCACTTCGCACCACCGTCGAGCAGTTCATGAAAATCCTCGCCGATGAAGGCGTCGAAGCGCGACAATCGGAGTATTTACCGGAATTTGTCGAGTTAATCGGTCGGGTTCGACTTCGCGGCTGGGCGCCGTTGGTGGAAGGGAAATGTACCGTACAGGATTTTGGCAGCGGTATTCCAGTCCACATCCTCGATCCGAAACCGGGCGAACGAGTTCTCGATCTCTGCTCTGCTCCGGGCGGTAAAACGACGCAAATCGCTGAACGGATGAAGAACGAAGGAAAAGTCGTGGCAGTCGATGTCAGTGAGAAACGGTTGGAGTTGGTGAAAGATGGCGTTAAGCGCCTCGGATTAAGCTGTATCGAGCCGGTGCTCATGGACGGCCGCGAGTTTGCCTTCGATGAGTTGTTCGATGCGATTCTAACCGACGTTCCGTGTTCGGGAACTGGCGTCATGGCGTCCCGCGCCGATTTACGGTGGCGGCGGCAGGAAAGCGATCTCGACGAACTGAAGTCGTTACAGTCACAACTTGCTGATCGCGCGGCAACGCTATTGAAGCCGGGGGGAAGATTGGTATATTCCACTTGTTCCCTCGAACCGGATGAGAACCAACGGCAAATCCATGAATTTCTCGAACGGCATCCCGAGTTTTACATCGAAACCGGCGAAGATAAACTTCCGCCATTCCGGGTCGATGAGGGAATGTGGCAGTCGTGGCCGCCCCGCGATAAATTCGGTGGCACTTTCGTAGCTCGATTGGTGAAGCGAATGTGATTTCCTTACTACAAGGAATTGGTCGTGCGGCAGCCCGAGTGTTGGTAATTCTCCTCACTTGGGCTGTCCTCATTTTAGTCGTCGACAAAGTCGCGTTGCCATTCTATACCCGAAAATTTACCGAGTCGCAAGTACCGAAATTGACC encodes the following:
- a CDS encoding zinc metallopeptidase; this encodes MFPIFDSSMLIVLPAVALAFWAQSRVRSSYQKMSQISSSSGLTGAQVARRILDSNGLHDVKVEAVQGELSDHYDPRDRVVRLSEGIFGSRSLAALGVAAHECGHAIQHASAYAFLKFRHTLLGPANIGSTLAIPMFLIGMFINAFSFLTTLGIVFFSFAVLFHIITLPVEFDASRRALRILGGSGYISDSEISGTRKVLDAAAWTYVASALMAVLQLIQLLVMRGREE
- the rsmB gene encoding 16S rRNA (cytosine(967)-C(5))-methyltransferase RsmB; this encodes MEEMKTGNTLPRGEKGRSGPRNPQAGAERNQRALARQAAMEVLTRIEKPGPPLSVRLSRVFEDMELSDVDRALATEWCSGVLRQRSTLEGWLASLYQGPMTRLRPDFRWHLLMGLYGLRFLDKVPHYAVVFEAVEMARAKYGEGAARLTNALLRSAQSSEPPVAATSTIADEFAAEYSHPVWLVKRWIDALGEARTKELLEWNQSPAPLWVRINPLRTTVEQFMKILADEGVEARQSEYLPEFVELIGRVRLRGWAPLVEGKCTVQDFGSGIPVHILDPKPGERVLDLCSAPGGKTTQIAERMKNEGKVVAVDVSEKRLELVKDGVKRLGLSCIEPVLMDGREFAFDELFDAILTDVPCSGTGVMASRADLRWRRQESDLDELKSLQSQLADRAATLLKPGGRLVYSTCSLEPDENQRQIHEFLERHPEFYIETGEDKLPPFRVDEGMWQSWPPRDKFGGTFVARLVKRM